The nucleotide sequence CTCATCTACAGCCAGCGCCTCATGCTCGCCATCGTCGACAAGGGCGTTCTCCGTGAAGACGCCTACAAGTGGGTACAGCGGAATGCCATGAAGCGCTGGATGGAAGGCGAAGACTTCCGCACGAATGTCGAAAAGGACGAGGACATCTTGAAGCATCTGACGAAGGAAGAGATTGACAACTGCTTCGATTATCAATACTTCCTGCGCCACATCGACAAGATCTTCGAACGCTTCGGACTCTGATTCGCAAGAGCTTCCACGATTTCCGGCATATCTTACAGAAAATGCCGGAATCATGTATAGAGAAGGAGAATCGCTATGTCAGCAGTAGTAGTCACAGGCACGCAATGGGGCGATGAGGGCAAGGGAAAGATCGTCGACTACCTCGCCGAGAAGGCCGATACGGTCGTGCGCTATCAGGGCGGCAGCAATGCCGGACACACCGTCAGCGTCAAAGGCGAGGAGTTCAAGCTTCGCCTCCTGCCCTCGGGCATCCTTTACCACGGCAAGACGAACGTCGTCGGCAACGGCGTCATCTTCGATCCCGAAGTCGCGCTCGAAGAGATGAACGCCATGCAGAAGCGCGGCATCGACACTTCGGGCATCCGCATCTCGAACCGCGCGCACGTCGTCCTGCCCTATCACCGCATCATGGACGGACTCGCCGAGGAAGCGCGCGGCGAGGGGAAGATCGGCACGACGAAGCGCGGCATCGGCCCCTGCACCATGGACAAGATGAACCGCATAGGCATCCGCGTCTGCGACCTCGTCGAGCCGGAGGAGTTCCGAAAGCGCCTGAAGGAAAATCTCGCGATCAAGAACAAGGAACTGGAAAAGATCTACGGTCATGCGCCGCTCTCCTACGAGCATATCCTGGAAGAATACGAAGCTTATGCCGCTCTCCTAAAGCCCCATGTCTGCGACACCATCGCCCTCTTGAACGAGGAACTTGACGCTGGCAAGAAGGTGCTCTTCGAGGGCGCACAGGCGACAATGCTCGACATCGACTACGGCACCTACCCCTATGTTACGGCCTCGCATCCCGTATCGGGCGGCGTCGGCGTCGGAGCGGGCGTCGCGCCCAAGCGCATCGACAAGGTCGTCGGCGTCGTCAAGGCGTACTGCACGCGCGTCGGCGAAGGTCCATTCCCGACCGAGCAGCTCAACGACATCGGCGACAAGATCCGTGAAGCCGGCCACGAGTTCGGCACCGTCACGGGCAGGCCGCGCCGCACGGGCTGGCTCGACGCCTGCGTCGTGCGCTATGCGGGGCAGCTCTCGGGTCTCGACTACATGGCGATCACGCGCCTCGACATCCTCGACGGCTTTGACGAGATCAAGATGTGCACGGGCTACAAGCTCGACGGCAAGCCGCTGAACGAGATCCCCGCGAGCCTCAACGTCCTCGCGCGGGTCGAGCCTGTCTACGAGACATTCGAAGGCTGGAAGGAAGACATCTCGGGCTGCCGCGACTACGCGAAGCTGCCCGAAAAGGCGAGGAAATACCTCGAACGCCTCTCCGCCGTCACAGGCGTCGCCATCGGCATCGTCTCCGTCGGCCCGAACCGCGATCAGACGATCATCTGCGCGAACGATATTTTCTGATGCAAAGAAGGCTGCGCCTGCGTCGAATCTGACGCAGGCGCTTTTTTTCATCTATTGCAGATGGTGCTGAGTCGTCCAAGAGACAAGCCCAAGGGGCGCAGCTAGTTTCTGAGCGGACTGTAAATTCGCTTGACCTCTTGGAATTTTCATGATAATATATCAAAGATAAATGAAAAAGATTATTAAATATGAAAATAACTATAGGAAGTTCGCTTTACGACTTCCTTTTCTTTTCTCCTAGAAGTGAGAATAATAATATCTATGAATGGAGTGACGCAATGGAAGCATCGGAAAAAATTCTTCCGGCAGAAGTGCATCCGCGTGCGCGAAAGAGGCGTATCGCCCTCGTCCTCGGTCTTGTCGCGCTCGCCCTTGCGCTCATCGTCAGCGCTTCGGCGGGTGCCGTGCACATCGCACCTGAAGCCATCGTGCCGACGCTCATGGGAAACGGCACGCCCGAGGACTATCGCATCCTCTACCACATCCGCCTGCCGCGCATCATCACGGGCGCTTTGACGGGTGTGAACCTCGCGCTCGCCGGCTGCATCCTGCAGGGCATATTGAAGAATCCGCTCGCCGATCCCGGCATCATCGGCGTCTCGGCGGGCGCGGGACTGACCGCCATGTGCATCATGATTCTCTTCCCCGCAGAAGTCAAGTTCGTGCCGCTCGGCGCATTTGTCGGCGCGATGATCGCCGTCGCGCTCGTCTTCGCGCTGTCGTGGGACAACGGCGTGCATCCGATGCGTATGGTGCTCGCGGGCGTCGCCATCGCGGCGTTCTTCGGCGGGGCGATGACGGCTCTGATGGTCTTCTACTCCGACCGCGTGCAGGGCACGGTGAACTGGATGGCGGGCGGCTTCGCGGGGCGCAGCTGGAGCCATGTGGAAATGGTTCTGCCCTACACGCTCGTCGGCATCGCGGGCACGCTCCTCGGCAGCCGCTGGCTCAACGCCTTGCAGCTCGGCGAGGAGACGGCGCGAAGCCTTGGCGTCCATGTGGCGCGTGCGCGGCTCGTGCTGCTCGTGCTCGCCGCCCTGCTCGCCGCATCTGCCGTGAGTGCTGCGGGCATGCTCGGCTTCGTCGGGCTCGTCGTGCCGCACATGGTGCGCCTTCTGACGGGATCGGATTTCGACTACCTGCTGCCCGCCGCCGCCATCTGGGGCGCTGTTCTTGTGGCGGGCGCCGATGCGGCGGCACGCATGGCATTCGCCCCTGTCGAGATTCCCGTCGGCGTGTTCATGTCGTTCTTGGGTGCGCCGTTCTTCCTCTATCTGCTCAAGAAGGGTCTTCGAAGGGAGTGACGATATGGCAGAAATCTTGAAGGCATGCGGCCTTTCGCTCGGCTACGGCAAGGCGGAGATCGTCCATGAAGTCACGGCTTCCATAAATCGCGCGGAAATCGCCGCGATCATCGGGCCGAACGGCTCGGGCAAGTCGACGCTTCTGAAGGCGCTCGCGCGCCTCTTGGAGCCGCGTGCGGGGCGCGTCGAGTTCATGGGCGAGGATTTGTGGCAAAAGACGGAGCGCGAGGTCGCACAGAAGGTCGCATTTCTGCCGCAGAGCGCCGAGCC is from Selenomonas sputigena ATCC 35185 and encodes:
- a CDS encoding adenylosuccinate synthase, giving the protein MSAVVVTGTQWGDEGKGKIVDYLAEKADTVVRYQGGSNAGHTVSVKGEEFKLRLLPSGILYHGKTNVVGNGVIFDPEVALEEMNAMQKRGIDTSGIRISNRAHVVLPYHRIMDGLAEEARGEGKIGTTKRGIGPCTMDKMNRIGIRVCDLVEPEEFRKRLKENLAIKNKELEKIYGHAPLSYEHILEEYEAYAALLKPHVCDTIALLNEELDAGKKVLFEGAQATMLDIDYGTYPYVTASHPVSGGVGVGAGVAPKRIDKVVGVVKAYCTRVGEGPFPTEQLNDIGDKIREAGHEFGTVTGRPRRTGWLDACVVRYAGQLSGLDYMAITRLDILDGFDEIKMCTGYKLDGKPLNEIPASLNVLARVEPVYETFEGWKEDISGCRDYAKLPEKARKYLERLSAVTGVAIGIVSVGPNRDQTIICANDIF
- a CDS encoding FecCD family ABC transporter permease; its protein translation is MEASEKILPAEVHPRARKRRIALVLGLVALALALIVSASAGAVHIAPEAIVPTLMGNGTPEDYRILYHIRLPRIITGALTGVNLALAGCILQGILKNPLADPGIIGVSAGAGLTAMCIMILFPAEVKFVPLGAFVGAMIAVALVFALSWDNGVHPMRMVLAGVAIAAFFGGAMTALMVFYSDRVQGTVNWMAGGFAGRSWSHVEMVLPYTLVGIAGTLLGSRWLNALQLGEETARSLGVHVARARLVLLVLAALLAASAVSAAGMLGFVGLVVPHMVRLLTGSDFDYLLPAAAIWGAVLVAGADAAARMAFAPVEIPVGVFMSFLGAPFFLYLLKKGLRRE